The Triticum dicoccoides isolate Atlit2015 ecotype Zavitan chromosome 6A, WEW_v2.0, whole genome shotgun sequence genome has a window encoding:
- the LOC119316485 gene encoding nicotianamine aminotransferase 1-like: MANNGGSSRRGDDGVGVGVTPSRWRFFRPTAGTQLAAAGSMSIRSVLNRLNSSVDASGTRPVVPLGHGDPTSSACFRTAPAAEDAVVDALRSRKHNGYSPTVGVPQARSAIAEYLSRDLPYELSPDDIYLTSGCVQAIEIMISVLAQPGANILLPRPGFPMYKSRTTFSELEVRYFDLVPERGWEADLESVKAIADENTVAILIINPSNPCGSVYSHDHLAQIAETAGELGILIIADEVYDHLAFGSKPFIPMGIFGKTVPVITLGAISKRWLVPGWRLGWIATCDPNGILKETKIDQSIQNYINITSDPATFIQGAVPQIIANTKEEYFNKILDLLRNSADLCYGKIKDIRGITCPHKPEGSMFVMAKLDLSCLDGFSDDIDFCCRLAKEESVIVLPGTALGMKDWVRITFAIDLPSLEDGLERLKSFCERHARVEA, translated from the exons ATGGCGAACAACGGCGGCAGCAGCCGCCGCGGGGAcgacggcgtcggcgtcggcgtgacCCCATCCCGATGGCGTTTCTTCCGGCCAACGGCCGGCACGCAGCTGGCGGCCGCCGGCAGCATGAGCATCCGCTCGGTTCTCAACCGTCTCAACTCGTCCGTCGACGCGTCCGGGACGCGCCCCGTCGTGCCGCTCGGCCACGGCGACCCCACCTCCTCCGCCTGCTTCCGAACCGCgcct gct GCCGAGGACGCCGTCGTGGACGCGCTCCGCTCCAGGAAGCACAACGGCTACTCCCCCACCGTCGGTGTGCCCCAGGCGCGCAG TGCTATTGCAGAGTACCTGTCTCGAGACCTTCCTTATGAGCTTTCACCAGATGATATCTACCTGACCTCCGGATGCGTCCAAGCCATCGAGATCATGATCTCCGTCCTTGCCCAGCCCGGGGCTAACATCTTGCTCCCAAGACCCGGGTTTCCGATGTACAAGTCACGGACCACATTCAGCGAGCTAGAGGTTCGATATTTCGACCTCGTCCCTGAAAGAGGCTGGGAGGCAGACCTTGAGTCTGTGAAGGCTATCGCTGATGAGAACACGGTTGCGATACTCATCATCAATCCCAGTAACCCTTGTGGGAGTGTCTACTCACACGATCATTTGGCCCAA ATTGCAGAAACCGCAGGAGAACTTGGCATATTGATAATTGCTGATGAGGTATACGACCACTTGGCATTTGGAAGTAAGCCTTTTATACCAATGGGCATTTTTGGCAAGACGGTCCCAGTCATCACCTTGGGAGCTATATCTAAAAGATGGCTTGTGCCTGGTTGGCGACTTGGATGGATCGCAACGTGTGACCCAAATGGCATCTTAAAGGAAACCAAG ATTGACCAGTCAATTCAAAACTATATTAACATCACAAGTGATCCTGCAACATTCATTCAG GGAGCAGTCCCTCAAATTATAGCCAACACAAAGGAAGAATACTTCAACAAAATTCTTGATTTATTAAGAAACTCAGCAGATTTATGTTACGGTAAAATAAAGGACATCAGGGGCATTACATGTCCGCACAAACCGGAGGGATCAATGTTTGTGATG GCTAAGTTGGACCTCTCTTGCTTAGATGGCTTTTCTGATGATATAGATTTCTGCTGCAGGCTGGCAAAAGAAGAATCTGTAATAGTTTTACCAG GTACTGCACTCGGAATGAAGGATTGGGTTCGGATCACTTTCGCCATTGACCTGCCATCTCTTGAGGATGGCCTTGAAAGGCTGAAATCTTTCTGCGAGAGGCATGCTCGAGTAGAAGCCTAA
- the LOC119316483 gene encoding zinc finger CCCH domain-containing protein 14-like — protein sequence MEGGGRKRGTADGAAVGGKRTRESESFQTGVGSKSKPCTKFFSTAGCPFGEGCHFLHYFPGGHQAVAKMSNLGGQAFAHPQGRMPSGSAVPDGHPTPTVKTKLCNKYNTAEGCKWGDKCHFAHGERELGKQTFINNSMPPHMGPRPTGHFGPPAMPSPGMATPAGFGASSTAKVSVNASLAGAIIGRGGVNTKQISRVTGAKLAIRDHESNEALKNIELEGTFDQINNASAMLRELIFRISGGANAPPPGVIPAGGSHRGGGGSGQGSNFKTKLCDNFTKGSCTFGDRCHFAHGENELRKSAAV from the exons ATGGAAGGCGGCGGACGCAAGAGGGGCACGGCCGACGGCGCCGCCGTCGGAGGcaagcgcacgcgag AATCGGAGTCATTTCAAACCGGCGTAGGAAGCAAATCGAAGCCATGCACCAAATTTTTCAG TACCGCTGGTTGCCCCTTTGGTGAGGGTTGCCATTTCCTCCATTACTTCCCCGGTGGCCACCAGGCTGTTGCAAAGATGAGCAACCTAGGTGGCCAAGCATTTGCACATCCCCAAGGAAGAATGCCCTCAGGATCTGCTGTTCCAGATGGCCACCCTACACCAACTGTCAAGACTAAATTGTGCAACAAGTATAACACTGCAGAGGGATGCAAATGGGGCGACAAGTGCCACTTTGCACATGGTGAGAGGGAGCTCGGCAAGCAGACGTTCATCAACAACTCCATGCCACCCCATATGGGACCAAGGCCCACTGGTCACTTTGGACCTCCGGCAATGCCCAGCCCTGGCATGGCCACCCCGGCAGGCTTCGGGGCTTCTTCCACAGCCAAGGTCAGCGTCAATGCATCCCTCGCAGGCGCCATCATCGGGCGGGGCGGAGTCAACACAAAGCAGATATCCCGGGTCACCGGGGCCAAGCTGGCCATCCGGGACCACGAATCGAACGAGGCCTTGAAAAACATTGAGCTCGAGGGCACGTTTGATCAGATCAACAACGCCAGCGCCATGCTCAGGGAGTTGATCTTCAGGATCAGTGGCGGTGCCAACGCTCCTCCGCCGGGCGTGATCCCGGCTGGAGGATctcaccgcggcggcggcggcagtgggcAGGGAAGCAACTTCAAGACCAAGCTGTGCGACAACTTCACGAAAGGATCGTGCACGTTTGGCGACAGATGCCACTTTGCCCATGGCGAGAACGAGCTGCGCAAGTCGGCTGCCGTGTGA